A genomic window from Brassica oleracea var. oleracea cultivar TO1000 chromosome C8, BOL, whole genome shotgun sequence includes:
- the LOC106312531 gene encoding putative Holliday junction resolvase, with product MRSLQYFPSVSISFRTQKDVNTPLLPRLSPTKTRNYPLPLRVATSTDEILPNAVRRKTDINWRGGFSLGVDLGLSKTGIALSKGYTFRPLTVLKSRGQKLETKLLKIAEEEEVDEFIIGLPRSSDGKETVQSNKVRSVAGRLAVQAAERGWRVYVLDEHGTSSEASDRMIVMGLGKSERQNREDAYAAVILLERYFSTQGLGAEIILPKSLDLQEKIKNNAPKDPDFLPGKLEEYYKF from the exons ATGCGTTCTCTTCAGTACTTCCCCTCCGTCTCAATCTCCTTCAGAACACAAAAAGACGTAAACACCCCTCTCCTTCCTCGCTTATCTCCCACTAAAACCCGTAATTATCCTCTACCGTTGAGGGTAGCGACGTCAACTGACGAAATCCTCCCAAACGCCGTCCGCCGGAAAACAGACATCAACTGGAGAGGAGGGTTCAGTCTCGGCGTAGACTTAGGGTTGTCGAAGACAGGAATCGCGCTTAGTAAAGGCTACACCTTTCGACCTCTCACG GTTTTGAAATCGAGAGGGCAGAAGCTCGAGACGAAGCTGCTAAAAATTGCCGAAGAAGAG GAGGTTGATGAGTTCATAATCGGGTTGCCGAGATCTTCTGACGGTAAAGAGACGGTTCAGTCTAATAAAGTTCGATCTGTCGCGGGAAGGCTTGCTGTTCAAGCTGCTGAGAG AGGTTGGAGGGTTTATGTATTGGATGAACATGGGACATCATCAGAAGCTTCAGACAGAATGATTGTAAT GGGACTCGGCAAGAGTGAAAGGCAGAACAGAGAAGATGCGTACGCTGCTGTG ATATTATTGGAGAGGTATTTCTCTACACAAGGTCTAGGAGCCGAGATTATACTTCCGAAGAGTTTAGACCTCCAAGAGAAGATCAAGAACAATGCACCTAAAGACCCTGACTTTTTACCCGGAAAACTCGAAGAATATTACAAATTCTAA